TGCCATGGTTTCCACTCCTTTGAGGTTTCATATTTATGATCGGGCAGTTTTACAGGACTTCTTATATGAAGCAGAAGAAAAGAAGACATAACAAAAATGAGTTATCTGTCATTGGTGAGGCGGCGGCTGAGAGTTGTTATTGCTTCTTTCTGCCGCTGCTTCGATAAGTCGTTCTGTAATAATAATATATGTATTTATACAAAATATGTGAACAAGCTGAAAGTACGTATATCAAGGGAAGGGCGGAAGCAGAGCAAAGGAGAACTTCCGCCCGTATGATGTTACATATATAATAACGGGAATAAATAGGTTTTGTGACGCGGATTAAGGAATTATTTGAAATTATGCTTATTAATGTTTAATTTGCATTGTATTTTAAGGTGGTGGGTATAAAAAATAAGTGTGTGGCGGAGAAAATTATTCTATGTTGTATGTAAAATCTAACGGCTTTGAAAGCAGCCTTTGCTTAACAAAAAGCTTAAAGATATCCCCATTATGAATCCTATTCCCAAATTGTTTATTACTGCCCCGAATATCAGGCCCAGACTGACTGCCAGAGCCGGATAGTCCTGGTATGCATTGTTCTTGTTATTTGAATTTAGCATCATATGTACCCCTTTAGCATTTATAAATATCTTACATCAGTTAATGGGTTAAGTACACTGGTATTTTTTGAGAATGAAAAGATAGAACAGCTGGAAAAAGACAGTGAGGGATAGAATGAAAGGAAAGATTTGAGGGTGAAATAGCCGCGGGAGGACTATTTCACCAAATCATTGTATTCAGGATGTTTTTCAAACCATTTGACAGCATAGGTGCATGTCAGAATAGCTTTTTTATTTTCAGAACGTAATTGTTTTGCTGCAGCTTCCATAAGTTGTCCTGCCACACCCTGGCCTCTAAGAGAATCATCTACAAAGGTGTGATTGATATTTACCGTATTCTGGTCAACTGTTGGAAAAGTGACTTCGGCGAGTAAGTTATTATCGGAATGATAGAGAGCGATTTGGTTTGAATTATATGTGAAGTCCATAAGCGTTACCTCCTGTATTTGTGATAAAGACATTATATCACTTACTATATGTGGTATCAAGGAGTGATGGAAAATGTTTGGGGTCTTTTTTAAATAATTAAATACAGATTTGATTGTTCATTGTAGTCTATAACCAATGTTTTAAAAAGTCTTTCATAACATTCAGATGAGTGGGGCGGGGGAATTCTTAAGGAGTAGTCCTGATGAAGAAGTATTTCTTTGTTATACCAGAAACATGTCTGTTTTGTAAATGGGGTAGTAATACTTTCTCAGTTTAATAATTTTCATAGACTAGACCTCCTTGAAATGGAAAGAAAACAGGCGAAAAAATCGTCTGTCCTCTTGGGTTTGTGATGAAGCAAAATTGCTACTCACTGTTTAGCCACAAAAATACGTTTTGTGGGGCTGCTTTTGTAAAAATCACGATATTTTTTTCGTACTGGCTCAATGGAATCTCGCACAGCATATTTGGAGCAGCCACAGTGCAACCCAATTTCCCAATAGCCCATTGTCATCTAGCGCATAGAGAAAGAAACACTCTCTTAATGAAATCTTGTTGATGAGTTTAAATCATCATGAACATGGCATTGTAACGTCTCCTAATCGTTTTAGTTTGCTGCAGAATTAAAATAAAAAGAGCCGATAGCATCGATACTGCCCATAACAATTATCTGGTCAGCATACTTTATCGTATCAGGTCTATGGACTATCTGGAAATCAAAACAACCTTTTACCATCTGAAATATTTATACCAAGGTCTTTTGCTATACTAGTCTGCTTAAATGGATTTATTCTTTTCACTATTCCATCCCGTATGAAAAGTGTCCCGGTATTTTTGAACCAAAATGTTATGTTTGCTTTCACGCATTGTTCACGAATGTAAAATACCCAGTCATAATCACAAATACGAGCTTCACGCCCTGTCTCTCCCCCGACTGTAACATGGTCTACACCGTAAAGATAAGGTGATAAATCTATCATTTCTAAAAGCGGTGCGCAGGCTATGAAGCGTCGTTTTATCGGGTAAGATAAAAATAACGGAAGTCGATAATCAGCTTGTTCTTGGTTTTCGACAGTACACCCAATATTAACGTTATCATATCCTGTACCCCAATCGGATGGAAGCGATACAAGGAAACGGTCAATCCGTTTTGTCAAAATTAAAAAGTCTATATCTGTTCTTTCCTTGATAATAGTCCAAACTTCCTTACGCCATTCATCTGCTTCAGGAAGAAAAAAGTCAGTTGCAAAACAAGTTGCAAGAATTTTATCTCCCTTTATTCGGTATTCCCCTTTGGCATCAATCCTGATTGGCCAGTCGAATTTATCTGTCTTTTGAATCGTATTATGACCGTAACGCTTCGCATGTGGCCCATAAAAATAACAATTTGTGCAACCATCACTGATTTGATAACAACCTGTCCATGGCTCCCAGTTCATAGGCATTCTCCTTATTATTTGGATTTTATTGGCACTAATAAGTCACCATGTGTCACATATCAGTGCACAAGAATGTCTATTACATGATGGCTTTTTATCGTTTGTGCGTCATATCCCTTATTTATTTGATTGGCTCAAATTTGACTATGACGCATACTGTTTTACGACTTCCATAGGGAACATGGTACGTTTGGCAATTTCTACCGCTGACATGTCTCGACTAAAAAAACGCTTAATAACAGTTCCCATATCCTCTGCAATTTCTACAATATGCTTGTCCGGATCATACACACGAATATCACGTTGACCCCATGGGTATTCCCTTATTTCATGTACCCATTGTAAGCCGGATATGCTTTTCATTTCTGCGTACACTTTGTCTAAGTCTTCTACTTCGAAGTAGACTTGAAAATTATGTGACGGTTCATTAACGCTATTGGCTGATAAACCAACGAGTTCGGCATATCCCTGTTGTAGAGAAAAGCCCTCAAATGTTACATGCACGCCAAGATCCATTACAACGTTTTGGTGAAGAATTTTTTCATAAAAATGCTTTGAAGTAGCGATATCACTAACCGCTAAAAGACAACCTTGATATTTCATCTTCTCTTTCCTCCTTTGAGGATATTGTATTAAATATTTCACTTCCGTCATAGTAAAAATCCGACATGGTTTTCAAATATGCTTCAGGGGTAACGCCACTAATGGACTTAAAATCTTTATCAAAATGGGCTTGATCGAAATATCCTGCTTGTTGCGACAATGCTGCAAAGAGGCAAGGTGATTTTTGGATATGCCTTAACACATAATTAAAGCGAGTTATGCGGGCATAGTTTTTTATATTCATTCCGATTTGAGTAAGAAATAAACGGTTTAACTGACGTTCACTATAATTGGATTGTCTTGCAACCTCATTCACTTGTACTCGTCCATTACTATCAGAAATCACTTTGGTTGCCAGCAATAAAGAATCCGAAATAACGCACTTTTCCATACGTCTATATAAAATCCTATCGCAAGTATTCACTAAATCTATTACAGTTTTTGATGTTACAAAAGCTTGATACAACGAATTAAAAAGTTCATTGTCAATATCTGCTAACGAAAGACGTTTGTCAGTAAATTCCGCTTGGCTCTGACGTGTAATTTGATACAAACCATAGGGCGAAAGCTGGACAAGTAGCAGGACATGATAGCTATTTGGCTCTGCTCCTAACAAAACAGGAGTTGCAGATGCTCCCCACAACTCGGCAATTATTGACGTTCCATTGAAAGCAAGCGACAATGTTCCGCATGCGTTAGGCATCAGTGTATATTGTGGCATGAATGTATCTTTCTCTGGAAATACAATGTTGTAATACAAAATATATTTTCTCAACCCATCATGCGAGGGGAACATATTGAATTGCTTGTCATTTTTTATTATCATATTGTTTCCCTCCTGCTTTTTAAAGTGAACTTATTATATCATACATTTTCCTTTTATCATACCGTTGCCTCAACATGGGAACATCCTTAGCAAACAAGGCAAGGTAGTACACAGCTTACTCATTTTTATCAATTACATATTTGAAGCAGCCTTAGGCAAGTCACAATCAGATATAAACACGCCCTTTGCCATGCCGAGCCATATGTACAGACGGTATCTCAATTTGTTTCTCTGACATAATCGTTGAATTTGATAAGGTCCATAACTTTCATAGTAAGGGTAAATATTCGGTGTACAGCAGCAGCGGTGACCTCGTCAACTATCCACTGTTGTTTCTTTTTGTCTGCCACCTCCGGCGTTAAAAATGTTTTAAGTTTTCTCACTTGTTATGACAAAAATCCTGATTAAGAAGTCACTTAGAGCATATAACATCTGCGGCTGAGAGATCCAATAGGCTCATGTGTACATAGAAATCAGGAGACGAGTTAAGTAGCACATACATATTGAGTGTATTTCTGGAAAGAGGAAAAATCATGAAATTAAATAAATTATATACATAGTCGTTGCAGGAAAGTTACAGGAATTCCTTTTTCTAAAAGGGGGAGGAGCCGACAAGATCGGGGAGTTCATGCCGGGAGTTTGATGGATCTGTAAAGAGTTTATGAAAGAAAATGATACGTTAAGCACTTAATATTGATAGTTGGTAAAATATATAGTATCCTGTTTACATGGAATGATTATAGGTGTGAATGGAGAGATTATATGGATATCAAAAACACAAGTAATTTATCTGAACAATTTATTTGGCATGATGCTGTTGGTTTAACTACAAAGTCATTGGGAGAGGCCGCAGGGAGTCAAAAAATTTACGTTAATATTGATTATGTTCCGCCTAAAGCTTATAGTACAAAATTTTACAGCCATTCACAGCAGGAAGAATTTTTTATGATCCTTTCCGGAACCGGAACTTTACGCATAAATGATGAGGAAAGAGCCGTTAGTCAGGGGGACTTCATAGCAAAGCCGGCAGGGAAGAATATCGCACACACATTTTGATATAAATAGGCTGTGGTCTGTAAATGAAAGCAAACCAAATGGTTTAAAATATCACGATGATGTATCCTCCGTCTTAGGGATAAGGTATACTAAATGTACCGCTTAACCTTATTCATATAGTTTATATATTCTGTCCCAAATTTGTTGACACACCATCTTTCTTCGGAAAGAATAATCCAGTGTGCAGATATTTGAAAAACAAGCAGAGATATAAGCAGTAGTATAGAATGTGTTAACAATACACAGCCTAAGAAGTATATGAAATATCCTACATACATAGGGTTTCGGGAAATCTTATATATTCCGTTTGTATTTATTCCGCTTTGGCCAGGTTTTGCAAAGTTAACAGTAGCAATTATAAGAATACTGATGCCCAAGATGTAGGTAAATAAGGCCATAAAAAACAGGGGAGGTTTAGTCTGGATTTTCAAAAAAATCGAATATAAGATAATAAAAGCATTTGAAAGCTGATAAAAAAGGTAGGCAACCTTTTCACTGCCCACTAATGGGGCAAAGAAAGCGGCACGGCTTAAAGCATCTTTATTAATCATTTTTAGCAAGCCGAACCTTATGAGAAAGATAGGTGATATTAATAGAAATGCATTCATTTTAAGCGCCTCCCCATATCTTTTACCATTGCGTATCAATATAAATCTAAACTTTTTGCTAAAATCATATCACAGATGCAATGAACGTTCTATTGAGAAAAGTCCTTTTCAAGCAGGCTTAGAGAAAATACATGTAGACTATGGATAGCACTTAAAGGCGGTATACGCAGTAAACAATGTTGAAAGCACCATAGTTTCTTTTGAACCGGAATCCTAATAATATCAAGGTTTTTGACATAAATATAGGGCCGAAATTCAAATCAGTCCAATCAAACTGTCCTAAATTTCGTCCCTATATCAGCTAATGGAGACAACAGGACTCGAACCTGCGACCCTCTACACGTCAAGCAGATGCTCTCCCAGCTGAGCTATGTCTCCATGAGAGCATTGTAACTGAAAATCTGAAAAAAGGCAAGCGAAATTCTTCCATAAATTTGAAGAATTTACAGCAGCCAATCCATGTTGTCACACCTGCTTTGAAGTTCCATAAAAAACTTAGAAATATGGAATCCATCCATAAGGGCATGATTAACCAGGACCGATACCGGTATTCTTAAAGTTCCCTCTGATTTAAAATATTTTCCCCAGGTAATACGGGGATTGCTGTCTGCAGGAATGGGAACCGGCTGAATGATGGAAGTGTAGCTTACCCAGGGAATGCTGGAAAAGAAAAAAAGCTGTTTCTGGTTTCTTCCGTCTGATAGGACCTGGCTCTGTCTGGCCTTTTCCTGCCGCTGTTTCCCATCCTCTAAAAAGGCGTTAAAGGGCAGCCGGTCGTCTGCAGTGCAGTAACAATAATTTTCATTTTCTAACGCCAGGGTATAGGAAGGAATGCAATGATCATATTCGATGATCACGTCTTCTTGAATACGGCGGCGAAATTCCGGGATAGAGTTGGCTGTTTGGGCTGTCGCGTAAAGGAAAGTCAAATAAAAGGGCAGCTTCTTTTCTTTTATGTAGCTCATGAAACTTGTAATGTCCAAATTTACGGTCATACCTACATATGGATAAGCGAGATTACGGAAAAGGTCAAACTGATCCTTACGCAGATAATGTTCCATGTCAAGATAATGGTAACTCATAAGAAACACCTCCTGATTTCATAAACCAATTGTGACGTAAATCGTTAGAAAAAAGCGCAGGCAGTACGCGCAATTATGATACAAAAAAATACCGGGAACCTTATATTAATAAGGCAAACCGGCATTCTTAAGTAAATTGTCAGTCGGAGTAACAGGATTTGAACCTGCGACCTCTCGGCCCCCAGCCGAGCGCGCTACCAAGCTACGCCATACTCCGTTCCCATGACACTATGACATTATAGCAGAAAATTTCCAATTGGTAAAGTATATTTCTTGAAAAATTTTCAAATTTAATATATTATGATAAAGAGACGATTATTTTAGGAAGAAAAACAGGTGAATATAGATGAAACCAATTGTAAGCTTTGATGTAGATATGACACTGCTGGACCATAAAGACTGGACAATTCCTGCCAGCGCTTTGGAAACCATAGAAAAGCTGAGAGAAAATTATACCATTGTTCTGGCAACGGGCAGAGATATGGATTCTCTTTTCAGCACTGCTATTCGGGATGTGGTAAGGCCGGAGGCGATCATCCATCTCAATGGAACAAAAGTAACCGTGGGAGATAAGGTCATTTATGAGCATACCTTTGATAAGGACCTGCTGAGGCAGATTCTGGCCTATACGGAGAAAACCCCTTACAGCGTGGGAACTACTGTCGGGGAATGGGATTATTATGTTCATCCGGAAGTGGTTGAAAGGCATGATGCAAATCTCTGGGGAGAATGCGGAAGAAGATTTAAGGATCCGGGAATACTTATGGATCTGGAAGTGAGGACCATGGCCTATATTGGAGATGAAGCAGGCGCAAAAGCCATGGAAGAGGTATTTCCGGAAATCCATGTGCATATGTTTGCCGACAAACGGGGAGCGGACGTGGTGGAACGGAAAGCTTCAAAAGCCATGGGGCTGATAAGGCTCTGCGAATATTATAAGATACCTCTCGCGGAAACAATAGCCTTTGGAGACAGCATGAATGACTATGATATCATAAAGATGGCAGGCAAGGGCATTGCCATGGGCAACGCCATGGATGAACTAAAGAAAGCGGCTGATTACGTTACGGATCCTATTGATCAGGAGGGGATTAAAAATGCCTGCCTGTATTTTGGGTTGATCCGGTAGGAGGGCTGAAATGGCTGAACATTATGATATTCTTGTGATCGGCGGAGGGCCGGGCGGTTATACGGCAGCTTTAAAAGCAGCCGGTCTGGGTCTTAAGACCGCCATTGTGGAGAAGGATAAACTGGGAGGAACCTGTATTAACAAAGGCTGCATTCCAACAAAGGCTTTGCTTCATGCCTCCAGTATCTTTGAATCTCTTCAAAACAGCGATGAATTCGGAGTATCCACAGATTTCATTTCTTTTGATTTTAAAAAGATGCAGAATTATAAGAAACGTTCCGTAAAGGCATACCGCAAGGAGATGGACGAGCTTGTTAAGGCTGCCGGGATAACCGTTATTTGCGGGACAGCCACCATTCGCCGGGGGCGGACCATAGAGGTGAACAGCCCGGAAGGCAAGGATTATTATCAGGCAGATCACATCATCATTGCCACCGGGGCAAAACCGGTGATCCTAAAGATTCCGGGAGCAGATCTTCCCGGGGTGCTGACCAGTGACCGCCTGTTAGCTTCTGATACCTGGAATTACGACCGGCTTACGATCATTGGAGGAGGGGTGATCGGGGTGGAATTTGCCACCATTTTCAGCGCCCTCTGTTCCCATGTGACCATACTGGAGAGCGAGGCCCATTTATTAGGGCCTATGGACTCTGAGGTCTCCCAGGCTCTGGAAGAAGAGCTTAAAAGAAAAGGAATCGTGATTCATTGCAGGGCAAAGGTTAAGGAGATCCGTGAGGAACCGAATCAAGGGCTGACATGTATCTTTGATGTAAATGGAGAGGAACAAACCATTCGTTCCGGACAGGTCCTCATGGCAGCCGGCCGGGCTCCTCGTCTGCATGGACTGATGGGACAGGATGTGAATCTTGAGATGGAGAATGGACATCTGAAAGTGGATTCAGAATTCAGAACCAGTGAACCTGGAATTTATGCCATCGGCGACGTGGCGGCTGATATAAAGCTTGCCCATGTGGCGGCCGCACAAGGGACCTATGTAGTAGAAAAGATTGCAGGAGTCGGTCATACCATCCGGCTTTCTGTTGTGCCCAACGGTATGTTCGCCAAGCTGCCTGTGGTACCCAGCTGCATTTACACGGAACCGGAAATAGCTTCCGTAGGGCTTACCAGGGAGGCTGCCAGCGCCTGCAGCATGAAGGTGAGCTGCGGCCGCTACTCCATGAGCGGAAATGGAAAGTCCATTATAACCAGGGAGCAGAATGGGTTCATTCATCTGGTATTTGAGGAATATTCCGGCACTCTTGTAGGAGCCCAGATCGTATGTCCCAGGGCAACCGATATGATCAGCGAGATGGCAACGGCTATTGCAAACGGTCTGACCGCAGAACAGCTTATGCTTGCCATGCGGGCCCATCCTACTTACAGCGAAGGAATCGGAGCAGCCATAGAGAATTATTTTGAAACCAAAGGAGAGATAAAGCGATGATTCAGGAAAGACTGGAACAATTAAGAAAACTGATGGCAGAGCACCATATGGATGCTTACATGATTCCGACCTCGGATTTTCATGAATCCGAGTATGTGGGAGAATATTTTAAATGCAGGGAATTTATGACCGGATTCAGCGGATCAGCTGGTACGGTTGTGATTACAAAGGATGGAGCCGGTCTGTGGACCGACGGCCGTTATTTCGTGCAGGCGGGAAAGCAGCTTGAGGGAACCGGAATTACCCTGCAGAGAATGGGACAGCCTGGTGTTCCTGAAATTGGGGAATATCTGGATCAGGTCCTCCCGGAAGGCGGCTGTCTGGGATTTGACGGACGGGTGGTAAACTGCCAGTTAGGGCAGGAGCTGGAAAAGCTTCTGGCCGATAAAAATGTGACCCTGGCTTATCAGGAGGACCTGGTAGATGTTCTGTGGAAAGAACGCCCCCAGCTGTCTGCAAAACCGGTCTGGATCCTTGAGGAGAAGTATAGCGGAAAATCTTCTGCAGAGAAAATAGAAGAATTGAGAAGCCAGATGAAGAAGGAAAAGGCAACCATTCATATCCTTACTTCTCTGGATGACATTGCATGGCTTTTAAATATCCGGGGAAATGATGTGGAATGTAATCCGGTAGTCCTTTCCTATGCAATGATAACCCTGGACCGTTTCTATCTTTTCATCAATGAAAAGGTGTTAAAGGATGAAGTGAAAGCCTATTTAAAGAACCTTTCCGTAACGGTATGCCCTTACAATGACATTTACACGGCAGTCCTTCAGTTAAGAAACCAGAAGGTTCTTTTAGAAACAGGTAAAATCAATTATGCCATCGTAAGAAATCTTGACATCTCCAACAGCATCATTGATAAAATGAATCCCACCGCCCTTTCAAAGGCCATGAAAAATCCTGTGGAAGTGGAAAATATGAGAAAAGGCCATATTAAGGATGGAGTGGTCATGGTAAAATTCATTTACTGGCTGAAGCAGAATGTGGGAAAGGAAACGATTACAGAGGTCAGCGCCCAGGAACATCTGGATGATCTGCGTTCCCAGCAGGAGGGGAATCTTGGACTGAGTTTTGACACGATTTCCGCCTATGGCGCCAATGCGGCTATGTGCCATTATAAGGCAACAGCGGAAAGTGATGTGAATATAGAACCTAAGGGACTTTATCTGGTGGATTCAGGCGGACAGTATTATGAAGGAACAACGGATGTGACCAGAACCATTGC
The nucleotide sequence above comes from Lacrimispora sp. BS-2. Encoded proteins:
- a CDS encoding GNAT family N-acetyltransferase; the encoded protein is MDFTYNSNQIALYHSDNNLLAEVTFPTVDQNTVNINHTFVDDSLRGQGVAGQLMEAAAKQLRSENKKAILTCTYAVKWFEKHPEYNDLVK
- a CDS encoding DUF5131 family protein, which produces MNWEPWTGCYQISDGCTNCYFYGPHAKRYGHNTIQKTDKFDWPIRIDAKGEYRIKGDKILATCFATDFFLPEADEWRKEVWTIIKERTDIDFLILTKRIDRFLVSLPSDWGTGYDNVNIGCTVENQEQADYRLPLFLSYPIKRRFIACAPLLEMIDLSPYLYGVDHVTVGGETGREARICDYDWVFYIREQCVKANITFWFKNTGTLFIRDGIVKRINPFKQTSIAKDLGINISDGKRLF
- a CDS encoding VOC family protein produces the protein MKYQGCLLAVSDIATSKHFYEKILHQNVVMDLGVHVTFEGFSLQQGYAELVGLSANSVNEPSHNFQVYFEVEDLDKVYAEMKSISGLQWVHEIREYPWGQRDIRVYDPDKHIVEIAEDMGTVIKRFFSRDMSAVEIAKRTMFPMEVVKQYAS
- a CDS encoding helix-turn-helix transcriptional regulator, with the translated sequence MIIKNDKQFNMFPSHDGLRKYILYYNIVFPEKDTFMPQYTLMPNACGTLSLAFNGTSIIAELWGASATPVLLGAEPNSYHVLLLVQLSPYGLYQITRQSQAEFTDKRLSLADIDNELFNSLYQAFVTSKTVIDLVNTCDRILYRRMEKCVISDSLLLATKVISDSNGRVQVNEVARQSNYSERQLNRLFLTQIGMNIKNYARITRFNYVLRHIQKSPCLFAALSQQAGYFDQAHFDKDFKSISGVTPEAYLKTMSDFYYDGSEIFNTISSKEEREDEISRLSFSG
- a CDS encoding cupin domain-containing protein, which produces MDIKNTSNLSEQFIWHDAVGLTTKSLGEAAGSQKIYVNIDYVPPKAYSTKFYSHSQQEEFFMILSGTGTLRINDEERAVSQGDFIAKPAGKNIAHTF
- a CDS encoding methyltransferase, which codes for MNAFLLISPIFLIRFGLLKMINKDALSRAAFFAPLVGSEKVAYLFYQLSNAFIILYSIFLKIQTKPPLFFMALFTYILGISILIIATVNFAKPGQSGINTNGIYKISRNPMYVGYFIYFLGCVLLTHSILLLISLLVFQISAHWIILSEERWCVNKFGTEYINYMNKVKRYI
- a CDS encoding CatA-like O-acetyltransferase, with protein sequence MSYHYLDMEHYLRKDQFDLFRNLAYPYVGMTVNLDITSFMSYIKEKKLPFYLTFLYATAQTANSIPEFRRRIQEDVIIEYDHCIPSYTLALENENYCYCTADDRLPFNAFLEDGKQRQEKARQSQVLSDGRNQKQLFFFSSIPWVSYTSIIQPVPIPADSNPRITWGKYFKSEGTLRIPVSVLVNHALMDGFHISKFFMELQSRCDNMDWLL
- a CDS encoding HAD family hydrolase; this encodes MKPIVSFDVDMTLLDHKDWTIPASALETIEKLRENYTIVLATGRDMDSLFSTAIRDVVRPEAIIHLNGTKVTVGDKVIYEHTFDKDLLRQILAYTEKTPYSVGTTVGEWDYYVHPEVVERHDANLWGECGRRFKDPGILMDLEVRTMAYIGDEAGAKAMEEVFPEIHVHMFADKRGADVVERKASKAMGLIRLCEYYKIPLAETIAFGDSMNDYDIIKMAGKGIAMGNAMDELKKAADYVTDPIDQEGIKNACLYFGLIR
- the lpdA gene encoding dihydrolipoyl dehydrogenase — protein: MAEHYDILVIGGGPGGYTAALKAAGLGLKTAIVEKDKLGGTCINKGCIPTKALLHASSIFESLQNSDEFGVSTDFISFDFKKMQNYKKRSVKAYRKEMDELVKAAGITVICGTATIRRGRTIEVNSPEGKDYYQADHIIIATGAKPVILKIPGADLPGVLTSDRLLASDTWNYDRLTIIGGGVIGVEFATIFSALCSHVTILESEAHLLGPMDSEVSQALEEELKRKGIVIHCRAKVKEIREEPNQGLTCIFDVNGEEQTIRSGQVLMAAGRAPRLHGLMGQDVNLEMENGHLKVDSEFRTSEPGIYAIGDVAADIKLAHVAAAQGTYVVEKIAGVGHTIRLSVVPNGMFAKLPVVPSCIYTEPEIASVGLTREAASACSMKVSCGRYSMSGNGKSIITREQNGFIHLVFEEYSGTLVGAQIVCPRATDMISEMATAIANGLTAEQLMLAMRAHPTYSEGIGAAIENYFETKGEIKR
- a CDS encoding aminopeptidase P family protein codes for the protein MIQERLEQLRKLMAEHHMDAYMIPTSDFHESEYVGEYFKCREFMTGFSGSAGTVVITKDGAGLWTDGRYFVQAGKQLEGTGITLQRMGQPGVPEIGEYLDQVLPEGGCLGFDGRVVNCQLGQELEKLLADKNVTLAYQEDLVDVLWKERPQLSAKPVWILEEKYSGKSSAEKIEELRSQMKKEKATIHILTSLDDIAWLLNIRGNDVECNPVVLSYAMITLDRFYLFINEKVLKDEVKAYLKNLSVTVCPYNDIYTAVLQLRNQKVLLETGKINYAIVRNLDISNSIIDKMNPTALSKAMKNPVEVENMRKGHIKDGVVMVKFIYWLKQNVGKETITEVSAQEHLDDLRSQQEGNLGLSFDTISAYGANAAMCHYKATAESDVNIEPKGLYLVDSGGQYYEGTTDVTRTIAIGPLTEKEREHFTLTVISMLRLGAVKFLYGCRGLTLDYVAREPFWSRGINFDHGTGHGVGYLLNVHERPNGIRWRMVPERQDNGILEEGMITSDEPGVYIEGSHGVRTENLIVCRKAEKNEYGQFMEFEFLTMVPIDLEAIDKSIMTENDVKLLNDYHKAVYEALSPYFTGEEALWLKENTRAI